The Elaeis guineensis isolate ETL-2024a chromosome 14, EG11, whole genome shotgun sequence genomic sequence GCCCAGACATATACTCTGAGCTGCCCATCACGGACATGTTTCTGAATTTGGGTTTTCCAGTGATCAACTAAATTTGAAGGGACAACAATCAGGGTTGCACTGGACAAATACAACCTAAATAAGTCCAATGGTTTGGTGAGAGCAATTCTAAGTGCAGTCAAATCAAATGCCAAGTTGTCAAGCTTGGATGGATAATACCACCTACTTACATATCTTTCAACCCTTCTTACAAGACCAAATGCTTGAAATATCTTGTGAAATCCACAGGAATCTCTATCTGAAGCCATTCGAGAATCTATTACTGGAAGTGTCAAGCCAACTGTTTCCATCTCTATGAGTTTGTTATCTGAAAGACTGGCCAACCAAGTTAATGCTTTCCTTGTTTCCGAGTTCAACAATGTAAAATTCTCCTTTAGTACACTAGTGAAAAAGGATATATTTTGCTCTTTCCCTTGTAAGGTTCCTTTTGTATAAAATCCAGGCAGATTTGTTATTCTCCTTTTGTAGTCCCAAGATTCCTCTGGAGCAGCACAATTCTGGTGTAAAGGATCATTATTCATGCTACAAAACCATGCTGCTGTAGCATCAAGTGTAGTTCTCTCTGATAGCTTCCGCCACTTTCTACAAGCATCGCACTGGACCCAGGTCTCACTAGAATCAGAGCCAGCATTATCTTTCCTAGGCTCCTTGTGACTGTTGCACGATCTGGGCATGACAATGTCCTTTGCAAAGTGATCTAATTTTGGGACTCTTGGAATGTTTGTGCTGTCAACAACATTTTCTGTagcctttcttttcttgttaCAGCCTGAAATTTCTCCATACGTGTCCAGAAGATTTCTCTGCACATGACTCAGGCTTCTGGTGCATCTAAGAACACGTGTTACCGGCCTTGAGTGTGTGTCCGTGCAAGATGAAATGCCTGGTTTCCCACAGGAAGAAGCTGCCAGGCCCGCAGACTGTTCAGGGCCCACTGATCTGCCTCTCTTTCGTAAGGAAGATTTAGACATCTCAATGGAACTAAATCCCAGTGATGGCATACTAGAACAGACCTTCCCCCTTCGCAAATTCTGCCCCAAAAGTCTTTTCCACATTGACAAAAAGTTGCCAGGCGCAACATTATTAGCACTAACTTCATAATAGCCACATCTTTGGTCAGAATCATGCATGCACCATATTACATCTACTCCATGTGGTGGGTCAGCCAAAGTTCCATGTGTTTTCAGAATAAGAGATAGTGCAGTTACTGTCTTCCCCAATCCAGGTTCATCACAAAACATTCCTCCACGGAAATCATTTATCATAGGCGCCATTCCAGTGGATATTTCACCAGTAACAATGTTTATGTAAAGAGAAAATCCATCCTCTGTAGAAAAATGCATATATAAAGGATGTGCTAGAGTCTCACCATTTCGCTCACGTTTCAACATCCACTCAATTGCTGCCTCCTGATGGGGAAAAAGTTTATGTTTCATACAAGGCATGATAGATGTAGCCAATGACCTCAAATGACGACATGTGGCTGAAACCCTAACAAGGTCCTTTGAGCAAAGCTGAGTTAACACATTAGTCAACAAATCATCAGCTATCTCCCAGATACCACGATGTAATGATGCATCTTCAGGCTTTATTCTAGTAGCCTGCATCTTCTTTTCCTTCGCTACACTAGGTAGGCTCTTAaagatttcataaagatcaaataACCTTTTATTGCCAGAATCAGATGAGCTACAATGCATCTCACATCCAAGGACATGGCAATCAGTACAGCTCCAAATATGTTTATCATCTGCATGTGAATGCTCAGTCTTCCAATCAAAAGAAAGCATCGAATTTCTGATTTCCCAGTTGCAACTGTAAACTTGTTCACGTTAGCAGGGCAGCTAAATAACTTGAGTTTTCACAAGAATTCTCAAAAAGCAGAATAAAAAGCACCacatcaatcaatcaaaaattcaACATTATAACCAATTTCATTAAGCACTGCAATCAGTGACCCTATGATAAGCATTTAATGTCACAGAGAAGACCCCCATCTGGAGCTAGAGGAAACAGCAGCATGTAAGTGCTCATGATGCTTCCAGCATAGTGTATGAACAAGCTTAAGACTAAACCCACAAAATGATGGGACTTTAGTATTAAAGGAGATACACAAAGATGATTTATGAATAGAGTCCCTTCTATGATCAGATGCACAAATTTGTAACGCTCTCCCTCTAAATAGTGCTACGAGAGAAACAGAGTGATTGCAATGATAAAAGTAGGAGACTATTTATTAATTCCCACTAATAATAAAAAGGGCAGCACGAAATAATGTTAATTGGAGTCAACAGACACACactcaaaaaatgaaagaaagaaagaaatatgacataaattatatttcaaaacAATAGCattcaaaaaagaaaataattaaaatattcattAAAATTATATGACTTGTACTAgacaattaaaatttgatttgcaatATTTATGTAGTAGCATTCTGGCCAAAAATGGATATTACTCAATTTTTCTGTTATGGCACTGCTCATTATTCTTTGCAAAATCACAATAACCTGAACATGATATCTGATGACAACATATACAAGGAATGAGCACCCTGAAGTGTGCTATGCTTATTCTATATATTCCTACACTATGAAGTGTGCTATGCTTATTATATATATTCCTACACTATGGAGCATATAAATTCATTTGTTGAATCACTTGTACATATACACTATTACACTTGGTAAATCTTTAGTATATTCGTTATTTACATGCCCCTCCAAAATTGTACAATGAATTCTAGGTTTACTTTGTGGTGTTAATATGCAAAAATAGTCACATAATGTTAGTTTATCTAGTTGATCACTTAAAAGGCAGTTGTTAAGGACATCTAAGGATGATTTATCATGAAAATTTGAGATTCATatgttaaaaatcaaaattataaatttattgttAGAGTAGGGTATTGCCCAAAGAGCAATTTCTATACAAATTTGAACATTGGTTGGAATATAGCATAGAGATTTCATCTGCATGATCACTACAAAGCATTGTGTATGAATCATAGATCAGCCTTAGAGCCAAAACAGAATCCACAAGTGTTCCTGGGAAATTATCCAAGTCATTCGAATGTTTAACACAAGGAGGATTGGATATTCTAAACATTCCTAAGCTGTTGAAGTGTACAGTAATTACCTGGAGTCCCTCCACCAAGATAGTGACCTAGCAGTGATGCTCAAGTGTAAAATCATATTGAATGGTCAACACTCGTAATCTACCTAAAAAATCATTATCAAGATTGAGGTATGAACCAGGTATACAGCTTGTACATGGTCCCATGACCTGAAGGACGGTACTTGGACCCAAATCCGTGTATTCACCATGATACCCTAAATtatacccttgatagaaaatatACCAGGTTACTGGGGTTAGATGCGAGTGAGGGTCAGGCTGTCCAACAAGGAACCATCATATTGTATTGTGTTCATATTAGCATAGAGACATATTCAAACACAAGTCTTGGAGTCCTAGCAGCTACCTATGTTTCTGAAATTTGATTTGTCAAAATCATTAcagttaataattaattattttacaaAAGGTCTCGCATGAACAATTTTATTTAAATGTGTCTAACATGATCCAAGATCCTAATAGACCACAACATAGTATCTCTAAGGGTTTGACAGTGCCAATGCTCATGCAAGGACACAAAAATGATGAGGAACTGAATTGCACCATCTACCTGATGCAGTAACAGGGAGACTGTCGGTTTCATCCTAGCTCTATAGGGGTTTGGTAATGCATATGGGCACCATATCTCCATGCACAGGCATGTTACTAATTTTGTATATAGCACACTTAAAGAGGCATGTTTTGGTGATGCAAGAAACCTGAGTTGACCTATCCCATTAGGCTAGGTTTATGGTAAACCATGCCAAGCTCAGGACCATCTATGGCCCAACCCAGCTTGCATAATCGACATCTCTAATCAAGGAAGCATCTGTATGATCCAACTATTCAatgattttcatcaaaattcaatAGTATCATTCCTTGCCAATTTTACAAATCCATCATTTCTATACCATTCAAAGTGTGATAGAATGCCCTGTGAAGGCTGGTCAAGGTACAGTGGTGCACTAAAGCCACCATATAATAGTTGTCAcaagaaaatcataatttaaaaaacTGAACATGCATATAAACATCATGAACATATCTGTAACAAGATCTGCCTAGTGAAAGTAGATGATGTAGCAATAGGTGAGCGAGTAGTTTTGGATTAGTTGAGTTTTGAGCTAGGATTGCCAAATAGGTCGGGCGAACCCAAATGGACCGAAAACCCAGTCCAAGAAAATACAGGCTCAAGTTCAAGTTTTAGGCCTGCAGCACAAGCTTAGGTCTGGAAATGTAGGCCCGAAGAACTTTCAAGCCATGCCTGAGCTAAAAATTTGGTAAAGAAATAATACAAAGGGCTCGTTCTAAGCAATTGGCCCCATGAAAGCATATGCTGAGTCAAGTCAAGCTCCAGCCTAATACTCATGGGCCAAATGAGGGCCTAGCTAGGCTCGAGCCTGAGGTTTAAACCTGAGCGGGCCTATGCCTGATCCAACAGATTGGCAACCATATTTTTAGCTTATAATTTAACATGAgaattttttttcactattttctaATATAATTATAAGCATAGCTTCCTACATGCATAACTTGATTTTCTCAAATTCATTTCATTTACATTACATACATCTTTTCAGAGTCCCCATATGAATGCGAAACATCCAATCAAGTGTTTGAGTATGCTAAAGAAATATAATTTGATGATTTTGCCAGAAAGTTGTGTTCGTAGGTTGAGGAAAACAattttcatattcttcttttttCTAGAAGGGCTCAGATTAATAAATGAAATAAGTTATTCAGTTGAACTCTTGGGATCTTAGGATTAGTTTATTATGATCTACAAGGCCAACCACAGGATGGAGAAttgtttttaaaaaatagaacaaTCCCTAGCTTCTCTCTCTtcactctctttctcttctttatttCCTCTTATCTTCTTGTGGATACTTTAAATGAATCTTTTTATTCAGTTTCCTACATAGATCTGATCTCAAACTTTCAGATTGCAACAGATATAGCAAACCTGAACTTAAACTCAGATTGGACAAAAAAACAAATTCAATCACCTCAATCTTTTTCTACATTAGCAATCACCTTTTTTCTAAGGGAAAGAGAATATGAGCTAATAATATCATTCTTATTCTAAACATTAAACAAGGATTACAAAAAATGCTTTGCTTATAATCTTTGGCCAATTATTTAGGTCCCATTCAATTTCTTATAAATAACTAAATTCTCAATTATATCTAGGTCTCTTTGATAATATTTAGTGAAATGGTGTAAGGCACATcatccaaaagaaagaagaaaaattaagaaTATCTGAAATTTGGTGGCCAGCCACTTAATCCCCCTCACCTTCATGTGAAGTAATTGCAACCCCCAAAAACTCTTCTAAAAATCTGCCACTCCACTTTTTATTGTATAAATCTAACAATAACCATCAATCCCTGTCCCAAGTTCCAACTATTTGGGGTTGACAAACTTTAAGAAAAGCTAAACAGCataaacaagaagacaaacataaCACATTATAGTCTGTGTTATATAAAAACAGGAAAACCAAACAAAAATCAAACATATATAAAAAAGTAAGATAGCAAAAACTATGCATCATCTTGAGGTCCACAGTCTTGGTATCGAGTATCATACCAGTAAGTTACCAATTCACTGCGGTACGACATGCAGCCCATATTGAAACAgctttctaaatatttttctcaCTTTTTTATCTCGATACACCTTGGTATAGTTGGTACACTTCAATACGGAGTGGTACACCCCTTGGTATGTTTTGTGCACCCCAGTACATCTCGTACAGGGTGGTACAGGGTCTATACCAATCCAAATGAGTTTCATACCGGTTTCGACTGGGTACAATATTGTATGTCCCAAATCAGGCCGTCCGAGATGATACAACAGTATCACACCTTTGGCTCCAACAAAAGTTCATAAAGTATCATTACAACTCCTAGCAGTTAACCATATGTAAATTCTAAGCAAGCCAATTATATGGACCGACGGTAATATAATGGAAAGCTTATAAAAGATAATTACATAGAGCAATAGTTTGTTGATTACTCATCAAGGTTCATGAAACCATTCTTATTGGTTACAAATAAAAGTCTTGTAACCCGCCACAAAGAAGATTCCAAGAATAGCTCCATACTACATATATTGCAGAACCATCTCATCAGCCTTAGGCATAATACTAACGGTTTAGCAGTTAGCAAAATCTTGCAAACTAATTAACCAGACTATGCTCACGATTGGAGCGAATTAAAATCATCAAATGCAGCTGGAATGACTTCCTCAAGCCTTTCAGAGAAAAGGTTGTCCAAGAAGACCAGATCCCAGCCCACAGAAACTCAGCAACAACCGCAAATGCAGGCCGTACTTACACTAATTAAATTAAAGAAGTCCCACCACATCTTCACCTTCTCACATATGCTCGCATAAACCATCATCCTTGCGTATGCGTAAAGTCTTGATAAAAAAAGGAACCGACGGCTACAGTAGCTTCTTAAGCAACCAAAGTTTTAAAAATAACGGTTGAATTTCCAAATTTTTAgcaaaattaaatcttttagcaATTAAAGATTAGAACTGAATCAGGAAGATGGGAAAAATCAGCCATACCGCACATGCTTGAACAAAGAAGCAGCCAGTGCCCTCGACCTTGGGAATTGCCAACCAGACCACACCTCTATGGGCAAATAGATATCGATCAGCACCACCGCCCTCGCTTCCTCATCCCCTCGAACCGAAACCCTAACAACCCTGGCCTCAATCTCCAAGCACTTGTGAGCCGTCAGCGCGTGCAGCTGGTGTACCACACTCATGCTCCCGTTCACGAGCACcacccccctcctcctcctcctcctcctcttcgaaTTCGAGGGCGAGGTCCCTACACCACCACCGAAGCCCCCAATCTTCGCCTTATCTGGCGCCAAAAACTCGGTCTCTTCAGTCTCTGCCTTCACATTGCTTTCTTGGAGGGCCAGCAGCAAGAGTCCATCTTGGGATCGGAAGCCGACAACGGCTCCATCGCTGAAGAGGAAGCAGGGCGTGCCGGGGGCTAGGGTTGGGGGAGGGGGCGCCGGGTCTCCGCGGGGCTCCTGGGGGGAGTTCACGGAGACGACGACGGGGAGGAAACCGCAGAGCTTGTGGTGGTTCAAGTGGTCGTCCTCCATTAGAGGAGCTCCCCAGGGTACCGAATGGGGATTAGGGTTTTGGaagagggttagggtttggagacCATGGGAGGAGGGAAGCAAGTATGGTGCGAGAATTTGAGGGCGATTTGGGAAGGGAcggagaagaaggaagagaggaagggaacgacaggtgaaaaaaattaaaaaaaaaaatgatgacgaACAGGCGAGGGGGAGGTAAAAGGAATTACAGAGCTAGAATCGAATCTAAAAGACGCAGGCGCAAATCCCGAGGGATGATGTCGCGACCACAGCCCACCGTATCGCGGAAGAGCCCCTGCGGCGCGCGGGTTGCGCCGGGTCCGGATGTTTGTTAGGTGTTAACGCTCGCGCTTGTGCTGGAGTGCTTCTCCGTACCTAGCGTTCCTTCTGGCGACGCCAGCCTCGATCTGTGTAGTGTGAGCCAAAAGCCCGGTTACTTAAGGCCGGTTGGGGTATATcagattataaaataataaaaatattttttattatatttgataaataaaaaaattattttaaaaaataaaatttataaaaaattactatatttgattaaaaataaatatatataaaaatatgatcaaatttataaatatatttattaatataaaatatttttttaatattaaaattatattatgatatttaattaatttttatataatgatcaTAATCATATAATCTTTTACACAATGTCACCTTCatcttaattattttataaaaactgTTCAttgaatgaatttaaaaaaatatcaaaataaattcaataaatatatatgcagttttattagagatatttttatcaagtatagattatcATCACTTGAAAACTTACCAAATGCCAACATTCTATCATATTTGTTTTACCTTCTCTTCCTGAAAAATAAACAGAGGactcatcaatttttttatcatctctatcttcaaaattttataccaaacatggtaatctaaaatagaatttaatttttcataccAGGTAATCCCCAACCAAATGGATGTTTATATATAGCGGTGCAAATAGATCGAGTTGGATCGGATCATGAGTAATCTCAatccgatctaatttttgattgaattctAATGTCGAATCCGAATCCAATTTAATAAAAAGTCTAGTTAAACTGGGTTGGATCAGATTCATGGtcaaaattttcaatcaataGGACATTCGGGTCGAATTAAGTCAATGtataatctgattctaatccaaaaaaTTGAGTCAAGATCAAGATTAGATGAAACGAAGCCAACTATACTTTAATTACTATATAACCAATTACTATTaaccatataaaatatataataaataataaaataaaaaataaatttaaatctatctTTATGTTAAAGATATttcttatataaattttaaatcataatacAGAGGATCAAACAAGTTCGGATCTGATGGAGTCAAGTCTAAATTTACTAAACTCAGATCCGATCTGCAAAATATAATGGTTTCAATTTAAAAATCCGATCCACTTTTATGGATCTCTTAAAATAAATTGAATCGGATCTAAATAGATCAAGCCAGATCGGGACATGAATGGACCCAACCAATTTACAATCCTATTTATATCCTAGTGCGTGACGAATGTCACTATGCACATAGAAGATGTGGGTGCATATAGTTGGTGATAGATAGTGTCGATAAGTTTTACCAAGGAATTAacccaaagaaaaaaaagcatTACGTAGTTACGGTCCTAAGAACTAGATACCCCGGATCCTAAGTTATAAAAGAAGCAAATTAGGGAGGGATCTAATCGATGGCGTGTTTTTATACAAAGCAATTATTCAAAGATTCGAACCCATGCCTTTGTGCTTTGTCGACCCAAGCAACGGCTTCTTAGGGGAATAAAACATGGAGCAAAAGCTAAACAAACATATCtttaccaaaaaaacaaaaaacaaaaagttGATCAAACAAATGAGATGGGTAGCTTCGAGCTCTTGTTTCTATTTTTTGGTTAAAATGAACACCTCCAGCTCTGAATAGAGATTTTGACCATGTGAGGGATGGCTAGCTTAACTAAGACCAAAGTTTGGCGTGCTGATCTTCATTAGGTATGCTACAACTAAGTCATGGCTTGGCATCAACAATTAAGAGGACCAGGTACTCGCACACGCTAGTAGACGCCAAACATAGATATCACACATGATTTTGGCACAAGACACTTAAAACATCAAATATAGTCAGATCTTAAAGACAAATTTGTCATTTTACCAGTCTTTAAAAATCCCGAACAGTTTGATTAGTGTTAACATTCATAATGCATGCACTGATAGGTTGGTAAAAAATAAAACTGAACACCATTTATTGTCATAAGTTAGATTTGAGTATCAATAATGCTTTATACACTCACGCAAATCAACTTGCTTAAACTTAAGTTTGTAGTGTTAATTAGAGGATAGAAAGATATTATAATTGTATTTGCTTCATATTTATTAGTCATAATGTTTCAAAATATGATAAACAGTTATATAGCTTAGCTACTTAGCATCTCTTGCTACTTGAGAGAGGTCCAGCATTCAAATCCTCATTGAGGCATCTCCATTGTATTTCTATAAGAATATTCTAGAATAATTATCATCTAATGATAGGATGAAGCCTATGTGAAGAAGTCCAGATCCAGACCCAGCAGTCAGGTTAGGCCCGGCCCAGACCCATGCTCGAGCGCAGCCCAGCACGGGCGCACGCGGGAGTGCACGCGGGCCGACCCAGCACTCTCACGGGCGCAGTGTACCACGATCTACCGCATTCTCACGGTCCATAGTAGGCGCGTGAATCGAGTGCCTGTTTTTAGGACATTTCTCGTGGTTCATAATGGACCGGCACCCATTTCTCCGGTGTTTCTTGCGGCCTACGGGAGTTTTGGTGGACCGATGGCACGATCGGACGGCTCTC encodes the following:
- the LOC105057619 gene encoding F-box protein At3g54460 isoform X2, producing MEDDHLNHHKLCGFLPVVVSVNSPQEPRGDPAPPPPTLAPGTPCFLFSDGAVVGFRSQDGLLLLALQESNVKAETEETEFLAPDKAKIGGFGGGVGTSPSNSKRRRRRRRGVVLVNGSMSVVHQLHALTAHKCLEIEARVVRVSVRGDEEARAVVLIDIYLPIEVWSGWQFPRSRALAASLFKHVRCNWEIRNSMLSFDWKTEHSHADDKHIWSCTDCHVLGCEMHCSSSDSGNKRLFDLYEIFKSLPSVAKEKKMQATRIKPEDASLHRGIWEIADDLLTNVLTQLCSKDLVRVSATCRHLRSLATSIMPCMKHKLFPHQEAAIEWMLKRERNGETLAHPLYMHFSTEDGFSLYINIVTGEISTGMAPMINDFRGGMFCDEPGLGKTVTALSLILKTHGTLADPPHGVDVIWCMHDSDQRCGYYEVSANNVAPGNFLSMWKRLLGQNLRRGKVCSSMPSLGFSSIEMSKSSLRKRGRSVGPEQSAGLAASSCGKPGISSCTDTHSRPVTRVLRCTRSLSHVQRNLLDTYGEISGCNKKRKATENVVDSTNIPRVPKLDHFAKDIVMPRSCNSHKEPRKDNAGSDSSETWVQCDACRKWRKLSERTTLDATAAWFCSMNNDPLHQNCAAPEESWDYKRRITNLPGFYTKGTLQGKEQNISFFTSVLKENFTLLNSETRKALTWLASLSDNKLIEMETVGLTLPVIDSRMASDRDSCGFHKIFQAFGLVRRVERYVSRWYYPSKLDNLAFDLTALRIALTKPLDLFRLYLSSATLIVVPSNLVDHWKTQIQKHVRDGQLRVYVWADNKKPCAHNLAWDYDIVITTFNRLSAEWGPRKRSVLMQVHWLRVIVDEGHTLGSSLSLTNKLQMAISLAASNRWILTGTPTPNTPNSQVAHLQPMLKFLHEEAYGQNQESWEAGILRPFESQMEEGRLRLLQLLQRTMISARKIDLKNIPPCIKKVTFLHFTEEHARSYNELVATVRRNILMADWNDPSHVESLLNPKQWKFRGTTIMNVRLSCCVAGHIKVTDAGQDIQETMDILAQQGLDPLSEEYVLIKFSLLNGCYCLRCKDWCRLPVITPCRHLLCLDCVALDSEKCTFPGCDNPYEMQSPEILTRPENPNPKWPVPKDLIELQPSYKQDAWDPDWQSTSSSKVAYLIECLKVLQESNIKIGYCLDEKDDRKTFINSQKSPCSVFTYQETATRPYGESCNMLPEKVIIFSQFLEHIHVIEQQLAIAGIRYAGMYSPMHSCNKMKSLLIFQQDPNCMALLMDGSAALGLDLSFVTHVFLMEPIWDRSGRSLPYSSISLRGSNYI
- the LOC105057619 gene encoding F-box protein At3g54460 isoform X1 codes for the protein MEDDHLNHHKLCGFLPVVVSVNSPQEPRGDPAPPPPTLAPGTPCFLFSDGAVVGFRSQDGLLLLALQESNVKAETEETEFLAPDKAKIGGFGGGVGTSPSNSKRRRRRRRGVVLVNGSMSVVHQLHALTAHKCLEIEARVVRVSVRGDEEARAVVLIDIYLPIEVWSGWQFPRSRALAASLFKHVRCNWEIRNSMLSFDWKTEHSHADDKHIWSCTDCHVLGCEMHCSSSDSGNKRLFDLYEIFKSLPSVAKEKKMQATRIKPEDASLHRGIWEIADDLLTNVLTQLCSKDLVRVSATCRHLRSLATSIMPCMKHKLFPHQEAAIEWMLKRERNGETLAHPLYMHFSTEDGFSLYINIVTGEISTGMAPMINDFRGGMFCDEPGLGKTVTALSLILKTHGTLADPPHGVDVIWCMHDSDQRCGYYEVSANNVAPGNFLSMWKRLLGQNLRRGKVCSSMPSLGFSSIEMSKSSLRKRGRSVGPEQSAGLAASSCGKPGISSCTDTHSRPVTRVLRCTRSLSHVQRNLLDTYGEISGCNKKRKATENVVDSTNIPRVPKLDHFAKDIVMPRSCNSHKEPRKDNAGSDSSETWVQCDACRKWRKLSERTTLDATAAWFCSMNNDPLHQNCAAPEESWDYKRRITNLPGFYTKGTLQGKEQNISFFTSVLKENFTLLNSETRKALTWLASLSDNKLIEMETVGLTLPVIDSRMASDRDSCGFHKIFQAFGLVRRVERYVSRWYYPSKLDNLAFDLTALRIALTKPLDLFRLYLSSATLIVVPSNLVDHWKTQIQKHVRDGQLRVYVWADNKKPCAHNLAWDYDIVITTFNRLSAEWGPRKRSVLMQVHWLRVIVDEGHTLGSSLSLTNKLQMAISLAASNRWILTGTPTPNTPNSQVAHLQPMLKFLHEEAYGQNQESWEAGILRPFESQMEEGRLRLLQLLQRTMISARKIDLKNIPPCIKKVTFLHFTEEHARSYNELVATVRRNILMADWNDPSHVESLLNPKQWKFRGTTIMNVRLSCCVAGHIKVTDAGQDIQETMDILAQQGLDPLSEEYVLIKFSLLNGCYCLRCKDWCRLPVITPCRHLLCLDCVALDSEKCTFPGCDNPYEMQSPEILTRPENPNPKWPVPKDLIELQPSYKQDAWDPDWQSTSSSKVAYLIECLKVLQESNIKIGYCLDEKDDRKTFINSQKSPCSVFTYQETATRPYGESCNMLPEKVIIFSQFLEHIHVIEQQLAIAGIRYAGMYSPMHSCNKMKSLLIFQQDPNCMALLMDGSAALGLDLSFVTHVFLMEPIWDRSMEEQVISRAHRMGATRPIYVETLAMRGTIEEQMLKFLQDASACRRMPRAESSKTDHGGSRGHRTLHDFAESNYLAELSFVRTNVKA